One region of Nycticebus coucang isolate mNycCou1 chromosome 10, mNycCou1.pri, whole genome shotgun sequence genomic DNA includes:
- the LOC128597400 gene encoding olfactory receptor 10J3-like yields the protein MYFFLSMLSISETCYTVAIIPRMLSGLLNPHHPIASQSCATQLFFYLTFGINNCFLLTAMGYDRYVAICNPLRYSVIMGKMTCVQLASGSLVIGLSMAIVQVTSVFGLPFCGDFVISHFFCDVRPLLKLACTDTTVNEIINFVVSVCVLVLPMGLVFISYVLIISTILKIASAEGQKKAFATCASHLTVVIIHYGCASIIYLKPKSQDSLEQDRLISVTYTIITPLLNPVVYSLRNKEVKDALHRAMGQKSLSP from the coding sequence ATGTATTTCTTCTTGAGCATGTTGTCCATTTCTGAGACCTGTTACACTGTGGCCATCATTCCCCGTATGCTTTCTGGCCTCCTGAATCCTCATCACCCCATTGCCTCCCAAAGTTGTGCCACTCAGCTCTTCTTCTACCTCACCTTTGGCATCAacaactgcttcctgctcacagCCATGGGATACGAtcgctatgtggccatctgcaaCCCCCTACGTTATTCAGTCATCATGGGTAAGATGACCTGTGTCCAGTTGGCATCTGGGTCACTGGTAATTGGCCTGAGCATGGCCATTGTTCAAGTAACATCTGTGTTTGGCCTGCCCTTCTGTGGGGACTTTGTCATCTCCCATTTCTTCTGTGATGTGAGACCCCTGCTAAAGCTGGCCTGCACAGACACCACTGTCAATGAGATCATCAACTTTGTTGTCAGTGTCTGTGTTCTTGTCCTACCCATGGGTCTGGTATTCATCTCCTATGTCCTCATCATCTCCACCATCCTTAAGATTGCATCGGCTGAGGGTCAGAAGAAGGCCTTTGCCACATGTGCCTCCCACCTCACGGTGGTTATCATCCACTATGGCTGTGCCTCCATCATCTACCTCAAGCCCAAGTCCCAGGATTCCCTGGAGCAGGACAGACTCATCTCAGTGACCTACACCATCATCACTCCCCTGCTGAACCCCGTCGTGTATAGCCTGAGGAACAAGGAGGTCAAGGATGCCTTGCACAGAGCCATGGGGCAAAAGTCCCTCTCCCCTTAG
- the FCER1A gene encoding high affinity immunoglobulin epsilon receptor subunit alpha: MKEMSSRTGAPALLWTALLFVPLDGKFAEAIQQSMLSLNPQWNRIFKGENVTLLCNRNNFFEVNSTKWTHNGTLLLETTSSLNIVDASFNDSGEYKCQYQNFKESKPAHLEVFSDWLLLQASTEVVIEGRPLFLRCHGWKDWNVYKVVYYKNGKALKYWYENHNISISSTTIKDSGTYHCEGRVRRLNYISEPLNITVIKAPLSKYFGLQLCVPLLVVAFFAADTWLFLSTQQQLTLLLKTKETRKSNKLLNLNPKPDPQRK; this comes from the exons ATGAAGGAGATGTCATCTCGCACGGGAGCCCCTGCCCTGCTCTGGACAGCTTTGCTGTTCGTAC CTCTGGATGGCAAGTTCGCAG AAGCCATCCAACAATCGATGTTGTCCCTGAATCCCCAATGGAATCGAatatttaaaggagaaaatgtCACTCTGTTGTGTAACAGGAACAATTTCTTTGAGGTCAACTCCACCAAGTGGACCCACAATGGCACACTTTTATTAGAGACGACTTCAAGTTTAAACATCGTGGATGCCAGCTTCAACGACAGTGGGGAATACAAATGTCAATACCAAAACTTTAAGGAAAGTAAACCTGCACATCTGGAAGTCTTCAGTG ACTGGCTGCTCCTTCAGGCCTCTACTGAGGTGGTGATAGAGGGTAGGCCCCTCTTCCTCAGGTGTCATGGTTGGAAGGATTGGAATGTCTACAAAGTGGTCTACTACAAGAATGGCAAAGCTCTCAAGTATTGGTATGAGAACCACAACATCTCCATTTCAAGTACCACCATTAAAGACAGTGGCACCTATCACTGTGAGGGCAGAGTTCGGCGGCTGAATTATATCTCTGAGCCCCTCAATATTACTGTAATAAAAG CTCCTCTAAGCAAGTACTTCGGGCTACAACTTTGCGTCCCACTGTTGGTGGTGGCTTTTTTTGCAGCGGACACATGGTTATTTCTCTCCACCCAGCAGCAGTTGACATTACTCTTGAAGACCAAGGAGACCAGGAAAAGCAACAAACTTTTGAACCTAAATCCTAAGCCAGATCCCCAAAGGAAATGA